CTGGCACTGTCAAACGTCGGTTGGCGCTTGAAATGAATGTCGAAATCCAAGTCTAGATTGATTTTACAAGTTTAACAAGTAATTAGAAGCAAAGCAGAATCGAATATGGCTCGGTTTGTGAGTAAGACGTGTAAGTAGACATATGGCAAGTCAGTTGCAGCCTTCGCTTTCCGGGAAATGCACATGTGACGATTACTGCGTATACAAGTAATGTCAAACTCCTTTGCAGCCCATGACAACTGCTACCTCAAGAACTCGATTGTCTACACCGAGGACCACATTCCCGTGCAGAAGCTCTACTTTAGCAAGGTGCCTCCGGAGGTAGCGTCTTTCTGGCGACATTGTTTGTGTGCCTGACTAACCCACTGTCGATCCCTTTTGCAGCTGAACCAGAGCATTCTTGAGCATCACTTCCGGATCTATGGGCGCGTGCTGCGTTTGCAGATCTTCAAGCCTTCGTCCACTTCGCGCAGAAACTAGACGCAGCCAAGTTGGTTCGCGAGCACTCTTGAACTCCCAGCTCCAACCCTCTTTCCACTCTTTCCCAGGGCCCTACACAGCCACATCCACCATGTGAACGGGCACAGGTTCCTTGTGCAGGCCAGTTACAGCTGGCACCAGCCGGACGCCTATGGAACACCCCGTGATCCGGCGGTGAGGTTGCCCAACACGGAGCCCCCGCCGCAGCCAGCCATCATGGGCCTTAACGACCTCTGCCTGGAGCATGTGCTGCAGTACCTCGAGTTGGAGGACCAGATTCACTTCGCCAGAAGCTGCCTGTGCTTCAGGGGCGTCTACCAGTTGGCCACCGCCAGGCTTCACAAGACGATGCACCTGACCCAGTTCAAGGGCATGACCGTCTGGGACATGCGCGACTTCTTCAAGCTGTCCGGTTGCCATGTTCAACATTTGGTGGGCTCAACGAACACGACACGCTCGCAACGGCTGTGCGACTTCCTTGCCCGCAGTTGCTCCACTCAATGAAGCTGTACTTCAGCCCTTTGAGCGTGCGCAACATGAACAAGGTGTTCTCCAACATGTACAAGCTGGAAACGAAATATCAGCGACGGCTCTCTCTTGGCCCTGCGAAGTCTGCGCAGCTTGAAGACGCTCACGCTGGATGGCAATCCTTTGCACGGCGATACCCTGCCCAAATTGCCGACCACCATCGAGTCCTTGTCGCTAAACGAGTGCAAGGAACTTAGGGGCGTCTGCCTCACCAAGACTTTCAAGGCGCTTCCCCAGCTGAAGGAGCTCAGCATTAAGAATACATTCACCATTGGTTCTGAGTTCTTCCAAACCATTATCAAGGACAACTCATGTGCTTTGCTGGAGACCCTGCGAATCACTGCCACCGGGGGAGGGAACTACGAGTTGGTAGCCCAACTGCCCAGCCTGAAGCACCTGTTTGTCTCTACAGGCACGTATGATTATAGCCCGTTGCGCAAGGAGCTCTTCGAGCAGCTGGTTAAGCATAAGGCGGAGCAATTGGAGCGACTGGAAATAACTGGTAGCGCCGTGCTGACCACGGAAATGCTTGTTCACATTTCCAAACTAGTCGGGCTGCACACTCTCTGCCTTAACCCTATCTGCCTGGACAGGGTTCTGGGCAAGTTCTCTAGTCTCGTCAAGCTGGAGCAGTTAACCCTCGGGCAATCGAATAGCGTTAGCGACTCTGCGCTCCTGAAGTTGTTCAATTCCTGCCGTAAGCTTAACATTTTGGAGGTGGATAGGGAACTCAACCTGGAAAAGCTGCTTCCCGGCATCGTGGCCCAGGTGCGCAAGGAGATGGCCAACAAGGAGCTGCTCCGGAAGCTACCTATCCAGCTAAGGACCTATTTCGTAAGCAGCAGCATCTGGTAGCTAGTAGCTAGATACCCGGAAAAGGTTTATCAAGACTTGACCACAATGGTCAACTTctaatatgaaattaaaacctaaAGTTAGAGACCTATTTTACTAGTTCAAAGTCCAACCTTAAAACGTTTTTGATTTTAGCAAATGAGCGCAACGCACTTCGTTGTATAATTTTTCATTatctacaatattttatttgcaatcttgttaaaaaaagaacattcAAAGGCTTTAAATTCGTATCAAAGTACATTTTTCTAGTTTTGATCTAAGACACCAGTCGTGTTTACACCCCCATTTTCCAGGGTAGCTAAAGCGATTGTGGCTATTTTGTCATTCAGAGCCTTGTGGTGCCTGGAAGTGGCAGCCTGCAGGTTCTTGATCACTCGATCGGAGGCCTGAATGGTCAGTGCCTTGGTCATGTTGAGCTCGTGCTGCGCAGTTGGAAGGTTGAGAGTGACGGCGCGAGACGATCGTGATTGCGTCACGACCATCGAGTATATGTCGATGGCAGCGTTCGCCAGTCGTGTTAGCAAAATTTGCTCGTTtactatatttttgttgtatcgCAGCAACAGCTCTTCCACCGACTGACCGAATAGATCGATGCAGTGAGCCGTTTTCTTGGCATAGGGTAGAAGTTCATCCACCACATGGACACTCAGATCGGTGCCCCCCAAACCGACCGTCGAGGCAGCCCGCTTCGAGGCTTCCTTGAAGATCAGTCCCAAATTGGCGGATGGGTTCTTAAATGCACGCTGCAGTTCCTTGAGATGCGACCCCGCATACTGGATGCCAGTCAGTGCAATGAACAGCCGAAGAATGTCGTTTGTGCCCTCAAATATGCGGAAAATACGCAAGTCCCGCAGGACGCGTTCCAGGCCAGTGTCCACCATATATCCCATGCCGCCCAGAATTTGAATAGCCTCGTCGCAGACGTACCAAGCGCTCTCCGAGGCATAGATCTTCGATATCGCGGCCTCCAAGTGATAGTCCTTGCTGCCGGCGTCCATGTTCTGCGAAATGGTGAAAGCCATCGACTCCGTGGCGTATTGCAGAATGTTCATTTGGGCCAACTTTTCCTGAATGGAACCATAGTTCTTTAGTTTTTGGCCGAATTGCACGCGATTGTTGGCGTGATCGGTGGCCAGTTCGATGCATTTCCTCATGGTTCCCGACAGCGTGGCTCCCATTCCGAACCGGCCGTTGTTCAATATGTTCATGGCCACCTTAAAACCGTCCCCTTCCTTGCCGAGCACATTTTCGATTGGAATTTTCACATCCTCGAAGTAAACTTCAGCCGTGTTCGATGCCTTTATGCCCATTTTTTTCTCTGGCGGACCATTAGTGACGCCACCAAAAGACCGTTCCACAATGAACGCCGTAACCTTGTCCTTCTTCTCGCCTGTCTTCGGGTCCACCTGTTCGGTCTGAGCGAACACGGTCATGATTTCGGCTATGCCACCATTGGAGATCCAGATTTTCGAACCATTCAGAACGAAGTGCTTCTGGTCAGCACTCTTTACAGCGCGGCATCGAATGGAGCCGGCATCTGATCCGGAACTTGGCTCCGTGAGGGCAAAGGCCGCGTAGACTTGCTCCGAAGCCACCTTGGGCAGATACTTGTCCTTCTGCTCCGGGGTGCCGTACAGCAGGATTCCCTTGAATCCAATACTTTGGTGGGCGCCAATCGTGATGCCCAGTCCCAGATCATTGGCACCGACAATGGCGCACAGCCTGCCGTACTGGGTGTTGTTCAGACCGAGGCCGCCGTAGTCGGATGGCACTTGGATCCCAAAGGCCCCAAGTTCCCACAAGGCCGTCGCCGTAGTGTCGTCCAGTTTGGCATTGGCATCGTTCCGGGCGGCGTTGTTGACCTCCGCGAAGAATCGTTCAAACGGGTCTATCAGGCTGTTGGTCAGGTCCTTCTGCTCCGTGGTCAGGACATCCGGGTACGGGAACACTTGGCTCGACTCCAACGAACCCCGGAATATGTTGGCCATGAAAGACTGGTTCTCACTCGCCTTCTCCTTGTTCCGATTGGTTTGCGCGCCCAACTTGGGACTGTGCGTCGCAACTCGCCTGCAGAATGTAGCATTTACTGCTAATTTTTTGCTATTCAGGATCGTATGCCTCCACATAATTCCAAAGCGTTTGTTTAATCGCCCTTTGGACTAAGAGATTTAAATGTGACCACATTCCCGATCATCAACAAAGATTTAACAATTTGGTATATTTTTCTGAACTTGTTagtataaaatgttttgcattttaattaacagtACTTAAAACCcaaaggaaatatttttcggtttttaacccaatggtttttttttttaaatttctgagAGACTTTCGGTTAAAATTTTGGTAAGGCCAACCCAACACTTAAATAAACATGTTTGTTGATGACAAAAATCGAtctattttttcaattatatgATAAGATTCCCATTTGCCTTTCTGCATCCTGATAAAGTTCCCAAAGAGATTATCCAAATATAATTGACGTCCACTGTTGATGTCAACAGTGACAGTGAGGATGACTTTGATCCGGCAGTTATGAAATTATATGAGTCCGATTTTGACTCTTAAGCGATGACGATGAGGATTCGGATTCCGACCCGGCCTTTGGCTACGTTTATCATTCGTAGTTAAAACTGTTCTTCcgatttcttttcttttgacAAACACTCCAGACTGATTGTCAACTTATCTATCAACcactaaaattaaatgaaatatttagtgaaaaaacataaaccttaatttttgtatgttaTTGTTGCCGAATAAACAAATGAACGTGAATAATAAGGTAGAATTTTTGAATACTTCTTATATGATATTTAAGTCAATAATTTGATGCTATTCCCAAAATTTTGACCAATCAACAACATTCAGATGATTCGCCGTTTCATAAAAACAGCAATGGGAACTCCATAATATACCAATATCGCCGCACGCAATTGACATTATTTTAGTGAGTATTATAATAGATGTTGACagattacttaaaaaaaaattaaaatcaacaagCTTAAAGTctcaacaatttaaaaaaaatgcatatcCTGAGAATGTATTTTAGCTAGTAACGATATAGTCAGCGGATACCCTAACTGTTTTGATATTAGGTGCATTTTTAGTCCCACACCACGGGGCGTGGTATATTTTTTGTCTTTCACCATTCGGTCACTTTAAAACTCAGCTTGGCGCTTGAAACAAACGTCGAATTTTGTGTTCTGTGAAAAATCAGTGAAGAATCAATTAATATGGCATATTTCGTGAGAAATCGGAGTAAGTTTGATATAGAGCTGGTTATTCTAGGTGTGTGTGGCTGCTTAGTATGAGAATTCTCCCTTTGCAGTGGAACGAAACTACTACTTCAAAGACAGGATGGCATTCACCGAGGACCACATCCGAGTTAGGAAACTGATTTTGTGGGATGTTCCATGCAAGGTAGCTCCCGCTCGTCCAGATGGACGGTATTCTTAACTCCAGTCTTCTCTTTTATCCCTTGTCATTTGGTGCAGTTGAACAAGATTATGTTGAATGCACATTTTAGTGACTTTGGGCGTGTGGGGCGAGTCCATTTATCAAGGAAAACCAAACAATTCACGTATCGCACGGTCAATGTGGTATATGACAAAGCCGGATGTGCAGCCAGGTAAGTGTGACGCGCTCGAACACAAGGACCTCCTTTAAGGCCCATTTCCAGAGCCCTCCGTGAGAGTAATCATGAAATAGATGGGATCGAGCTATGGCCATGGGCCGGCGACAGTTGGAAGCAACCGGATGCCTACGGGACCAATCGGGAACTGCGCCTTCACCGGGGGCCATCGCCCATTTTGGACCTTAATGACGACTGTTTGCAGTTCATTATGGCACATCTTGGACTGCAAGATCAGGTGCGATTCGCCAGGACCTGTATGCGCTTCAGGGCGGTCTACCGCGATGCATCAGCCAGGCTGCACACTTCTGTGGAGTTGGGCCAGTTCAGGGACATGACCGCATGGGACATTAGTGACTTTTTCAAACTGTCTGGCGCTCATGTGCAGGTCCTTTATGACAAACCAGATTACGAAACAAGGCGATACGTTCATGCGGGTTGCTTGGCCGACTCCATAGCGGACCATTGCATGAATCTTCGGTCCCTACGCTTGTTTAACAATCCCCAATTGGAATTCCATTTGAAACTGACGCTTGCCAGAATGCACCAGCTAGAGGAGCTGCAGCTTGAAAGTACTAATGCATTTGCTCCATCGGTACCGCAAAATCTAAAGCAACTTAAGATACTGAATTTAAGCTGCAATTCATTAACAGGCAACTCCTTGAGGAGAAAGCTACCCGTTTCCATTGAGGTATTGGGACTTAATGAATGCCGGAACTTTGATGCCAAATGGCTGCCCGGGATATGCAAGCGTTTAAGTAATCTAAAGGAGcttaatatacaaaatgttaTTACATCGAATAAGGAAATCTTTAAAACGATGGTTACGAAAAACTTGTGTCCTTCGCTGGAGACGCTCCGGATGACGGCCTGCCGAAGCAGCGGATATGAGTTTGTGGCTCAGCTGCCTAAGCTGAAGCACCTCACCATATACACTCACCGCAACGATCTGGACTTTCGCGCCATTATAAGTAAAGAGCTAATTGATCAGTTAGTGATGCATAAGGCAGACCAACTGGAGCAATTTGAGGTTTTTGGCAGCTACCACTTATCTCGGGAACAACTTAAACAAATTGCCAAGCTTACTGCCCTTCGCGTACTCATCCTTCGCGACATAGATCTGAGCAGCGATGAGCTAGAGGAGTTTGCAAATCTCAAGCAATTGGAAAAGATCTGCTTCGGTCTCTCAAGCGCCACAAACTCCATGATTCTGCAGGTGCTGAGTGCCTGTCCGAAGTTGAACTACCTGCGCCTAAAGGCAAACACCAAACCAGACGCTGAGCTGGTGCTTAGCATCGTGAACCAAGTGCGACACGAGATAGCCAATAAGGATATGCAGAGAGAGCTTCCCATCGAACTGTGGTCATCTATGAATGACGAGCAAATTAAGGAGCTGATTCTAACAGTAAGTGTGCCATTATTTCTTTATCCTCTCATAATTGAAATGCAAtatacatttcttttttagAGTTCTGAAGTTGTGCCTGAGGACAtcattcaaataaaatgcagCGAGGGAGAGTGTGGCCGCCTTAGCATGGATTATAAGTGGACTTTAACAGGATTGAAAAATGAATTCCATATGGAGATGGCCATTGACCGCGACTCTTTAAGCGAAGATGATTCTGATTCCGATTTGGGCATAGACTCTTCCAGCGAAGAAGATAACGAGGAGCGGTGATTATTAGATTATGTGCTGATTGGTTCAGGCGGTCCTGGTGTAATTTTACTACTTTTacgaaaataaacacaaagtgttgttaaaattaaattcagcgGTCGATCGCACATACATTAAGATCCTGGCCCACAATTGTTTGAGTGATTAGCATCCCACTCAGGGAGTGGGATCTTTCAAAAAATACTGATATACTTTTCAACTTGGGAAACTCTGAAGTCCAATCCAACTATCCAAAACATGCCAACCGCTTGACCATCTGGATATGTTCCAGGGCAAACAGTGCTTATCACATctcaaaaatgcatttaaaacggttctccaaaaattaatctttaattgttgttgaacgttgatgcactataaACAGTACAAGCATAGTGGGCAATTATTATCGAGTTCGCAAGGtaaacccaaacaaaaaaaattaaacatttataaaaaaaaaactaaaactacgTACGgtgaaaatatgttaaaattttagtttttaagacgGGTATAAgtagaaatgcaaatttgattatatgattaataaaattattacaaagaatACGAAAGGGTTAATGCAGGCCAAAATTTGAGGTACATCCTGGCAAGTTAAGAGGATGATAGTTGCGGGTTGGTCCAAAATgcacattaaaagttaaacggCTTACCAATTCTATGGATGTATTTACTCCATACCTCTGACAAGATTATGCATAAAAAGTTCTAAGCATGATTCTACGATAAACAAGAGTAGGTAAATTAATCAATAGTGATCTACTAGAGTAAGAAGGCAACCTTACATTTTGATCCCAGCTCGAACCACTTAGGGCGAaaagaagacatttttttttgtaccgaaTCAATACGATCAATATGTACTTGATATTGGTGACGGACAagggaagtaaataataataatagttgtATAAGGATCGTCAAATTTGTTTGTCCATCGCTTAATAAACCCAAGAACACTCATAATCTTGTTAACAGTAGACTTTATGTGACAgtcgaattttaaatttgggtCAAGAAGAACTCCCAAATAGTTGACCGAATATATACGATCCAGTTTCAtattataaatgaaattataaattataaaaagtattaccttaaatttaaggcaattcaATTCAGTTTTAAGAAGCTAATCAATCAATATTAGACTGTGAACCGAAACCCGATTGCGAATTATGATAGGACAAACCACGTTTAACTTCGTAAGCATACATTAATCCTCGAGAATGTGTTATGGCAGAAGGAAGAACATTGATGATTAATTTGATAGCGTTATCCAGTATTGTTGTGATCGGAAACGGATCTGAGGAGCACTTTAGGACTTTAAAAACATAGTGCCCTTGAACAAACACTAATATATCTATAAGCCATCCGTAAATCGCAGTTAGTATCCTCTTAcagaaaaaatagtttaaataccAATTTTTACCAATCATTATAGCAAATACTTCTCCCACTCAAACTGTGAAATTATTCTATGGTTTAGTAAGGTTTTTTAATCTACAATATTTTGAGATTGTGTGCCAAGATTTTAAGTAGACCGGAGTTAAACTTATTATCGACCATCTCGTTTTTATCTGGAAATCCGtgattttaactttaaaaataaaaaacatagaatagaaaactttaaacattgtgatgcaaaaaaaaaaatgtaaaattaatttttgtttaccagAAGAATTCCATTACCTTCTAAATGCACTATGATCTATGTATTTGAGGAGACCCTTTGATGCCCTATAATGTCCGTCGCAAACCACCTTTTATTCGAAGAGGTATATTAGTGCATTGcccacttaaaaaaaacaaaatcaagaaAGTAGCCCATTTTTGGTCTTTAAAACCCCAATAAAGTTAAAACCTTGATTGCAACGAACGGaacttaactttgtttttctctttgatcatatatttgaaattgtttaatacagtttgtgttttaaaaattcgcTTCTAGACGCTTTTCCGTTTACaactttttgtttcttttctgaAAACCTAAAAATCATCGTTGTTtactttgtaattattgtattGTACGTTTTCATCAATATATTTCAGTTAATTTGCAGCTATTAAGCGCCTTGGTGTTTCAGGGTTTTGCCTTACATTTAAGAAGCAACAATCATTTAATTGACTTTCGAAAATTGCacgaaaaatgtttaaacataATTGCGGCAggattaaatatatttaataagaatTAGCCTAAACTGGAAACGTCTTCGCTGAATATATAGTTAATAGGATCAACAATCTCATACATATAGATATAATAATAGGATATATAGTAAAGCACAGAGAATTTCGTTTGTTAACTAAGATAAAGACAAACATAACACaattataatacttttttGAGTGAAGAAAAGCTTAATTAAACAGCATTTTCTCTTTAGATATGCAATAAgtattaacaattataaaattgagaatttatatatgtatttataaatataacttgACGGTATTCAGGCAGcagaaaatgtatatttgATTACAGCTATGACGCGCGTGAACTGTGCAGGTGAGTAGCTATCTGTTTGGGCAAGAATCAGGGCTTAAGGTCCAACGAGGCCTAAACTACAATGCTCTACTTCATAACACGCCCATGAACGTATGTATATGccttgtatatatttatgtaagtTTATTCTAATAAATTATTGTACTCTCTTGCTAGTGCCAAGTGCCAATTTGGCCGCATCTTATAATTGTCCAATTGCCTCGCCCTCCTCTCCTTCAGTTCTTCCTTCTAAATGTATGAGTATTGCTGTACCATTACTTGGAGTATTTTTCTTGTTCATTACTTTTGGTTGAGattattgattgattgattgattacTGCTGAACAATTTGGATGGCTT
The sequence above is a segment of the Drosophila gunungcola strain Sukarami chromosome 2R unlocalized genomic scaffold, Dgunungcola_SK_2 000027F, whole genome shotgun sequence genome. Coding sequences within it:
- the LOC128256646 gene encoding uncharacterized protein LOC128256646, coding for MARFVSKTSHDNCYLKNSIVYTEDHIPVQKLYFSKVPPELNQSILEHHFRIYGRVLRLQIFKPSSTSRRN
- the LOC128256662 gene encoding uncharacterized protein LOC128256662 isoform X1, which encodes MAYFVRNRMERNYYFKDRMAFTEDHIRVRKLILWDVPCKLNKIMLNAHFSDFGRVGRVHLSRKTKQFTYRTVNVVYDKAGCAARALRESNHEIDGIELWPWAGDSWKQPDAYGTNRELRLHRGPSPILDLNDDCLQFIMAHLGLQDQVRFARTCMRFRAVYRDASARLHTSVELGQFRDMTAWDISDFFKLSGAHVQVLYDKPDYETRRYVHAGCLADSIADHCMNLRSLRLFNNPQLEFHLKLTLARMHQLEELQLESTNAFAPSVPQNLKQLKILNLSCNSLTGNSLRRKLPVSIEVLGLNECRNFDAKWLPGICKRLSNLKELNIQNVITSNKEIFKTMVTKNLCPSLETLRMTACRSSGYEFVAQLPKLKHLTIYTHRNDLDFRAIISKELIDQLVMHKADQLEQFEVFGSYHLSREQLKQIAKLTALRVLILRDIDLSSDELEEFANLKQLEKICFGLSSATNSMILQVLSACPKLNYLRLKANTKPDAELVLSIVNQVRHEIANKDMQRELPIELWSSMNDEQIKELILTSSEVVPEDIIQIKCSEGECGRLSMDYKWTLTGLKNEFHMEMAIDRDSLSEDDSDSDLGIDSSSEEDNEER
- the LOC128256645 gene encoding very long-chain specific acyl-CoA dehydrogenase, mitochondrial; this translates as MWRHTILNSKKLAVNATFCRRVATHSPKLGAQTNRNKEKASENQSFMANIFRGSLESSQVFPYPDVLTTEQKDLTNSLIDPFERFFAEVNNAARNDANAKLDDTTATALWELGAFGIQVPSDYGGLGLNNTQYGRLCAIVGANDLGLGITIGAHQSIGFKGILLYGTPEQKDKYLPKVASEQVYAAFALTEPSSGSDAGSIRCRAVKSADQKHFVLNGSKIWISNGGIAEIMTVFAQTEQVDPKTGEKKDKVTAFIVERSFGGVTNGPPEKKMGIKASNTAEVYFEDVKIPIENVLGKEGDGFKVAMNILNNGRFGMGATLSGTMRKCIELATDHANNRVQFGQKLKNYGSIQEKLAQMNILQYATESMAFTISQNMDAGSKDYHLEAAISKIYASESAWYVCDEAIQILGGMGYMVDTGLERVLRDLRIFRIFEGTNDILRLFIALTGIQYAGSHLKELQRAFKNPSANLGLIFKEASKRAASTVGLGGTDLSVHVVDELLPYAKKTAHCIDLFGQSVEELLLRYNKNIVNEQILLTRLANAAIDIYSMVVTQSRSSRAVTLNLPTAQHELNMTKALTIQASDRVIKNLQAATSRHHKALNDKIATIALATLENGGVNTTGVLDQN
- the LOC128256736 gene encoding uncharacterized protein LOC128256736, whose amino-acid sequence is MGLNDLCLEHVLQYLELEDQIHFARSCLCFRGVYQLATARLHKTMHLTQFKGMTVWDMRDFFKLSGCHVQHLVGSTNTTRSQRLWKRNISDGSLLALRSLRSLKTLTLDGNPLHGDTLPKLPTTIESLSLNECKELRGVCLTKTFKALPQLKELSIKNTFTIGSEFFQTIIKDNSCALLETLRITATGGGNYELVAQLPSLKHLFVSTGTYDYSPLRKELFEQLVKHKAEQLERLEITGSAVLTTEMLVHISKLVGLHTLCLNPICLDRVLGKFSSLVKLEQLTLGQSNSVSDSALLKLFNSCRKLNILEVDRELNLEKLLPGIVAQVRKEMANKELLRKLPIQLRTYFVSSSIW
- the LOC128256662 gene encoding uncharacterized protein LOC128256662 isoform X2, whose product is MAYFVRNRMERNYYFKDRMAFTEDHIRVRKLILWDVPCKLNKIMLNAHFSDFGRVGRVHLSRKTKQFTYRTVNVVYDKAGCAARALRESNHEIDGIELWPWAGDSWKQPDAYGTNRELRLHRGPSPILDLNDDCLQFIMAHLGLQDQVRFARTCMRFRAVYRDASARLHTSVELGQFRDMTAWDISDFFKLSGAHVQVLYDKPDYETRRYVHAGCLADSIADHCMNLRSLRLFNNPQLEFHLKLTLARMHQLEELQLESTNAFAPSATP